The Candidatus Marinimicrobia bacterium CG08_land_8_20_14_0_20_45_22 genome includes the window CCGCTTGCCTTCGGCCGAGCCGATCTTCCAGTAAAATACATCGGTCAGTTTTGTTACTGGCGTCTGGTTAGGGATCACTTCTGAAAGGAGAATTTCGATCTGGTCGGTTATCAGCGTTTTGTTGCTTACGGAGAGTCGTTCCTCGCCGATGTACCTCAGGCTCGCGTCAAAGAGTTTACCTTCGATTTCAACCGGGACGAGAAATGTTTGAATCTCATCAATGCTCAATGTACGGATGTGCATCAAGAGTGAGAAAAAATTGTGCGTCTTTGGCGGAATAGTTATGGATTTTCCATTCGAATATTCGACGCGCGAGTTGCGGTAAACGGATGTAATCTCCTGCTTGACATTTGGTTGCTCGATGATTTTTTTCCCAAACTGAACGGAAAAATCCGTCGGATCATAGAGTGATTCATAGTAATTATCGATGGCAAAAAAAGTTGAGAACACTTTTTTTGTCTTGGTGTAAAACTGGAGCCGTTCGACGCGTTTTCCATTGTAATTCGTTTGCGAAATTTTCATTTTAAGATCGACAGATGGGACGACAATAAAATCGACGCGGTACTCATATGTTTCTGTCATTCCAGAAAATAATCGTTCTGGAAAAATCAGCAGAAAGGACATGATTATTACGGCAAAGATTCGGGCGAATTTCTGCCTATATAATAAAGAAAGCATCATGCGAGTGCTGGAATTTCCTCTATCGGAATTTTTCCAAAGTCGGACGCGGCGCAATTATCTTTGACCTGCATGGTGGTCTTCGCGCCGGGAATCGCCGTCTGACATGCGGGATGAGAAAGACAAAACCGTAAAGCAACCTGCGACATCGTTTGGTCGGGATACCGAACGAAAAGCGGTTTCATCTGATCCAGTTTGAGCAAGTAGTCGTCCAGTTTTTCAGGCGAAAGATTCATTCGTCGATGGTCGTCTTCGCCAAACCGGCTGTCGCGATTGAATTTTCCCGTCAATAATCCGAACAGAATTGGAATCCGAGCGATGACGCCGATTCCATATTTCAGCGCTTTTGGAAAAAGGACTTTCTCGGCTTCGCGTTCCAGCAAGTTATACCGAACCTGAATGACGTCGATCGCTTCATTATATTGGTCGAGGATGAACGCCTGATCGGTTTCTTTAAATGACTGGACGCTCCAGCCGGAATGGATGATTTTACCGTCTTTT containing:
- a CDS encoding aldo/keto reductase yields the protein MQYVKLGKKGPTVSSIGFGAWAIGGLNWGKTDDDVSRNALRKALDSGVTLIDTADNYGYGHSEELIGGVLKERGKGRVIVSTKAGNDFYHAKAEDDAGYGPIRQNTDKNYIIFAAEQSLKRLGFEALDVLQLHSPNIENLDRDEPWSALLQLKKDGKIIHSGWSVQSFKETDQAFILDQYNEAIDVIQVRYNLLEREAEKVLFPKALKYGIGVIARIPILFGLLTGKFNRDSRFGEDDHRRMNLSPEKLDDYLLKLDQMKPLFVRYPDQTMSQVALRFCLSHPACQTAIPGAKTTMQVKDNCAASDFGKIPIEEIPALA